Proteins co-encoded in one Capnocytophaga ochracea DSM 7271 genomic window:
- a CDS encoding GH92 family glycosyl hydrolase produces the protein MKPYFYLLAFALTACHNASEQKELPKKQLTNYVNPFIGTDGTGNTYPGAMTPFGMVQLSPDIGIPGWDRISGYFYPDSIITGFSHTHLSGTGAGDLYDVLIMPTNSRFNERIEANNRLPFSYFSHKHETATAGYYSVDLLSYGIKAELTATPRVGVQRYTFPKDEQSKITIDLGYSINWDKPTETYLKVVDNTTLEGYRFSTGWARNQKVYFVIKLSKPFADKEFTEEKENGKSNRSKIVLRYATADNEAIVVKTALSMHSIAEAYKNMEVEAPHFTFDDYRETARNLWEKQLQKITVEGGNEEQKTIFYTMLYQSMLAPNLFSDVDAPEKRYDTFSLWDTFRVAHPLYTLLHRAASADFISSFLAHYRENGALPVWSMQGGETNMMIGYHAVPIIVDAYFKKIPMDIPLAYEACKQSAMVNEREIDLYKQYGYVPYDLDKSDENWSVSKTLEYAYDDWCIAQFAKALNKKEDEAYFAKRAENWRNLFDEKTTFFRPKDSKGQFIKPFNPKDYSKYFCESNAWHYRWFVPQNIEGLCDAMGGIKAFEQKLDSMFTLAVTPDEKLPIFSTGMIGQYVHGNEPSHHVAYLYHFTAHPEKTTQRVTKILNTQYKNKPDGHCGNEDCGQMSSWYVLSALGLYPLNPANSRYYLSEPLFDKATLHLENGKTFTIEKRKDSKAKTLLNDKPLNRGYITYEEIIAGGRLEFKK, from the coding sequence AAAGCAACTCACCAATTACGTAAATCCGTTTATTGGTACCGATGGTACGGGTAACACCTACCCAGGAGCGATGACTCCCTTCGGAATGGTGCAACTAAGCCCCGATATAGGTATCCCTGGCTGGGACAGAATTTCGGGTTACTTCTATCCCGATAGCATCATTACTGGCTTTTCACACACCCACCTCTCAGGCACAGGTGCGGGCGACCTCTACGATGTGCTCATAATGCCTACCAATAGCAGGTTTAACGAGCGTATTGAGGCAAACAACCGTTTGCCCTTCTCTTATTTCTCTCACAAACACGAAACCGCCACCGCCGGTTATTACAGCGTTGATTTGCTGAGTTATGGTATCAAAGCTGAACTTACCGCCACTCCTCGTGTAGGCGTGCAACGCTATACTTTTCCTAAAGACGAACAGTCTAAAATTACAATAGATTTAGGTTATAGCATCAACTGGGATAAACCTACCGAAACCTATCTAAAAGTGGTGGATAATACAACTTTGGAAGGCTATCGATTTTCTACTGGTTGGGCACGTAACCAAAAGGTCTATTTCGTCATCAAACTCTCCAAACCCTTTGCTGATAAGGAGTTTACAGAAGAAAAAGAAAACGGCAAGAGCAACCGTTCTAAAATTGTACTCCGCTATGCTACCGCCGATAATGAAGCCATTGTAGTGAAAACAGCTCTCTCTATGCATAGCATTGCAGAAGCGTATAAAAATATGGAAGTTGAAGCGCCTCACTTTACTTTCGACGACTATCGCGAGACAGCTCGCAATTTATGGGAGAAGCAGTTGCAGAAGATTACGGTAGAAGGCGGTAATGAGGAGCAAAAAACGATTTTCTATACAATGCTCTACCAATCGATGTTGGCACCTAATCTTTTCAGCGATGTCGATGCACCCGAAAAGCGTTATGATACTTTTTCTCTTTGGGATACTTTCCGCGTAGCTCACCCTCTCTATACCTTGTTGCACCGCGCAGCTTCCGCCGATTTTATCAGTAGTTTTTTGGCACACTACCGCGAAAATGGTGCGCTACCGGTGTGGAGTATGCAAGGAGGTGAAACCAATATGATGATTGGCTATCACGCTGTGCCTATTATCGTAGATGCGTATTTTAAGAAAATCCCAATGGATATTCCTTTGGCTTACGAGGCTTGCAAGCAAAGTGCAATGGTAAACGAACGCGAAATCGACTTATATAAGCAATACGGCTATGTGCCTTACGATTTAGATAAATCCGATGAAAACTGGTCGGTGTCCAAAACCTTAGAGTACGCTTACGACGATTGGTGTATTGCGCAATTTGCCAAAGCTTTGAATAAAAAAGAAGATGAGGCTTACTTTGCCAAACGCGCTGAAAACTGGCGTAATCTTTTCGACGAAAAAACTACTTTCTTTCGCCCTAAGGATAGCAAAGGGCAATTTATCAAGCCTTTTAACCCCAAAGATTATAGTAAATACTTCTGCGAAAGCAACGCTTGGCATTATCGTTGGTTTGTGCCACAAAATATCGAAGGATTATGTGATGCAATGGGAGGCATTAAGGCTTTTGAACAAAAACTCGACTCGATGTTCACTTTGGCAGTTACCCCCGATGAGAAACTGCCTATTTTCAGTACTGGTATGATAGGACAGTATGTGCACGGCAACGAACCGAGTCATCACGTGGCTTACCTCTATCACTTTACAGCTCACCCCGAAAAAACTACCCAGCGCGTTACCAAAATATTGAACACTCAATACAAAAATAAACCCGACGGACATTGTGGTAATGAGGACTGCGGACAGATGAGCAGTTGGTATGTGCTTTCCGCCTTAGGTTTGTATCCTCTTAACCCTGCCAACAGCAGGTATTATCTAAGTGAACCGCTATTCGATAAAGCTACGTTGCATTTAGAAAACGGCAAGACTTTTACGATTGAAAAAAGAAAAGACAGTAAAGCAAAAACACTACTCAACGACAAACCGCTGAATAGAGGATATATTACTTATGAAGAAATTATTGCAGGAGGACGTTTAGAGTTTAAGAAATAA